The sequence TTCATAAATCTTAATTAAACTTGGCAAATTAGGATCTGAACTTAGTTTCTTATCTACATCAATGGTTTCAATGATTTGCTTAATCTTATTGATTGTATTGGTATCGGGTACACTAATGATACAATCTAAGTCAGTCATTTCATCATTCTCAAAACGGTAGGTGTAAACTCTGCCGGAAATCTGACAGCCCTGCTTTACCTGTACTTTACCTGTACAAAAAATATTTCCACTGAATTTACCGGACAATACCAATTCAGAGCAAATCAAGTCGCCATTGAACACGGAATTGGCCTCTAAAATCACTTTCTGCTTAGACAAAAGAGTTCCGTTAATACTGCTTTCAATTTTCATTGAATGCTTGGTCTTAAAATGACCTTCCATAAAAACCCCATCGGGTAAGGTAATCAATACCTGGCTTTGATCTATCATAACGCAATGTTTTTAGGTAAAGGGGGAAGACGAATCTAATCAATTATTCCCCAAAACAGGATAAAATATGATAAAAAATTATATTTTGTATATCTGGTAGGGAGGAGTGCCCTCTATTTTCGGTGAGCAAGAGAAAAGGATTGTCTCATTTCCTTATCACTCTTCTCGTAAACTAAACTAACTTAGTTACCAACGAATCTTCTCAACCCAATTCAACAAAATGAAATTCACCTCCTTGATTGCTGCTATTATTATTTGCTTTTGCCTGGCCTGCTCCAGTTCTACACAGGAACCTAATATTTTATCTGAAAAAGAAAAAGCCGAAGGATGGGTTTTGTTATTTGATGGTAAAACCACCAATGGCTGGCATATGTTCAGCAAACCTGAGATGAAGCATAGCTGGAAGGCAGTAGATGGGGAATTAACAACGGTAAGTACTGATACCACAGGTACACATGGCGATATTGTTACCGATGGGGTATATGAAAATTATGAACTAGTTTTTGAATGGAAGATTGCACGTGAAGGAAATAGTGGCGTATTCATTAACGTACAGGACGATACCAGCTATATGGCAACCTGGGCAACTGGTCCTGAATACCAGTTGTTAGACAACCCCAATATGCAACCTGGCTACCTGGATGGTGGAAAAAAGGGGGCGGGTGCCCTTTACGGTTTAGCTCCCATCAAAAACAAAGTTGAACCCAAACCTGCAGGAGAATGGAACCAAAGCAAAATTGTACAGGTAAATGGCAAGATCAGTTTCTGGTTAAACGGTATACAAACAAGTGAAGCACAAATAGGATCTGAGGAATGGAATAAAATGGTGGCTGGAAGTAAATTGGCGATATTCCCCGATTTCGGAAAATCAACCAAAGG is a genomic window of Sediminibacterium sp. TEGAF015 containing:
- a CDS encoding polymer-forming cytoskeletal protein, with product MIDQSQVLITLPDGVFMEGHFKTKHSMKIESSINGTLLSKQKVILEANSVFNGDLICSELVLSGKFSGNIFCTGKVQVKQGCQISGRVYTYRFENDEMTDLDCIISVPDTNTINKIKQIIETIDVDKKLSSDPNLPSLIKIYEDNLAAKEKVKLPELIKEPSKPIPVAANGIPTAATNGMANGVAK
- a CDS encoding 3-keto-disaccharide hydrolase, with product MKFTSLIAAIIICFCLACSSSTQEPNILSEKEKAEGWVLLFDGKTTNGWHMFSKPEMKHSWKAVDGELTTVSTDTTGTHGDIVTDGVYENYELVFEWKIAREGNSGVFINVQDDTSYMATWATGPEYQLLDNPNMQPGYLDGGKKGAGALYGLAPIKNKVEPKPAGEWNQSKIVQVNGKISFWLNGIQTSEAQIGSEEWNKMVAGSKLAIFPDFGKSTKGHIGLQDWSKGVSFRNIKIKTL